In one Nicotiana tomentosiformis chromosome 6, ASM39032v3, whole genome shotgun sequence genomic region, the following are encoded:
- the LOC104088431 gene encoding histone H4, producing the protein MSGRGKGGKGLGKGGAKRHRKVLRDNIQGITKPAIRRLARRGGVKRISGLIYEETRGVLKIFLENVIRDAVTYTEHARRKTVTAMDVVYALKRQGRTLYGFGG; encoded by the coding sequence ATGTCTGGTCGTGGAAAGGGTGGTAAGGGATTGGGGAAAGGAGGAGCGAAGAGGCACAGGAAAGTGCTAAGGGATAACATCCAGGGAATTACGAAGCCAGCCATTCGTCGGTTGGCTCGTAGGGGAGGCGTGAAGCGTATATCTGGTCTGATCTACGAGGAGACACGTGGAGTGTTGAAGATCTTTCTAGAGAACGTGATTCGTGATGCTGTTACCTACACTGAGCATGCCAGGAGAAAAACTGTTACTGCTATGGATGTTGTGTATGCACTCAAGAGGCAGGGTAGGACTCTCTATGGATTTGGTGGTTAA